A region from the Tachyglossus aculeatus isolate mTacAcu1 chromosome 5, mTacAcu1.pri, whole genome shotgun sequence genome encodes:
- the TMEM200C gene encoding transmembrane protein 200C — protein MIATGGLLRISARKQDPLRPPSQAAKRPRKAKKRRKNDVVVVKGKLQLCSVPGLIALGGILVLLVGIAMAVVGYWPRPGPGQREGGRPPDPGRTGGLPSPEANSSTGLKVLGPLIMGIGIFLFICANAVLHEDRDKKTKIINLRDLYSTVIDVHSLRAKDLLAPGPGPGPPHASPLNGFLGRARGPQARSPRVRAAPTNSAASSCGEPSGPGPPPPAPAEAVYSIGRERALRAAPPDGPRPDSAPPGSPASCSPASASPAASGWGRPSAASSARGSSLGAIALLPLRGAGGPGGDPGGAGALGPGGGALEAGGGAPEPRGGALERGGRVLESGGVALKGGGGAPEPGGGALEDGGAALEPEGVALRAGRVALESEGVALEAGGVALLAGGAAPEPGGVALEAGGVALEPEGVVLEPGGVALEAGGRVLGPGGGARKGALEPGGGALQAGGGALEPGGGALEAGGVAVEPGGGALMAGGVALEAGGVAPEAGGGVLGAGGGALKGALKPGGGALQAGGGALKVGGPALESEGVALKVRGAAPEPEDVAPKAGGVALESEGVALEAGGEALDPGGVGLKAGGAALELGGVALEVGGAALEPEGVALMAGGPALESEGVALMAGGPALESEGVALMAGGPALESEGVALMAGGVALEPGGVALKAGGAALEPGGVSLKAGGAALEPEDMVLTAGGAALEPEPEGVALGPRGVALEGGGAASQSGGGTLQAGGVAPEVGGGALESGGVAPEVGGGALESEGVAPEVGGLSQESVGAERAGGPWRRGGAASPSPSGSVGVGARPPPPPAPPPVRGPSRPSGAPTSGPPPAPPSAADGLFVISTSAPGGREHRRPQRETS, from the exons ATGATCGCCACCGGGGGCCTCCTGAGGATCTCGGCCCGTAAGCAGGACCCCCTCCGGCCCCCGAGCCAGGCGGCCAAGCGGCCGCGGAAGGCCAAGAAGAGGCGCAAGAACGACGTGGTGGTGGTGAAGGGCAAGCTGCAGCTCTGCTCCGTGCCGGGGCTCATCGCCCTCGGCGGAATCCTGGTGCTCCTGGTGGGCATCGCCATGGCCGTGGTGGGCTACTggccccggccgggccccggccAGCGGGAGGGCGGCAGGCCCCCGGACCCGGGCCGGACCGGCGGCCTCCCCAGCCCGGAGGCCAACTCCAGCACGGGg CTGAAGGTGTTGGGGCCCCTGATCATGGGCATCGGCATCTTCCTGTTCATCTGCGCCAACGCCGTGCTGCACGAGGACCGGGACAAGAAGACCAAGATCATCAACCTGCGGGACCTCTACTCCACCGTCATCGACGTGCACAGCCTAAGGGCCAAGGACCTgctggccccgggccccgggcccggcccgccgcACGCTTCCCCTCTCAACGGGTTCctcggccgggcccggggcccgcaGGCCCGGTCCCCGCGGGTCCGGGCGGCTCCCACCAactccgccgcctcctcctgcGGGGAGCCCTccgggcccggcccgcccccgccggccccggccgAGGCGGTGTACAGCATCGGCCGGGAGAGGGCGCTCCGCGCCGCCCCGCCCGACGGCCCCCGCCCGGACAGCGCCCCGCCCGGCAGCCCCGCGTCCTGCAGCCCCGCGTCCGCCAGCCCCGCGGCGTCCGGCTGGGGGCGGCCGAGCGCCGCCAGCTCCGCCCGGGGGTCGTCGCTCGGCGCCATCGCCCTGCTGCCCCTGCGGGGCGCGGGGGGCCCGGGCGGGGACCCGGGGGGGGCCGGGGctctggggccggggggcggggctctggaggccgggggcggggctccgGAGCCCAGGGGAGGGGCTCTGGAACGGGGGGGCCGGGTCCTGGAGTCGGGGGGCGTGGCCCtaaagggcgggggcggggctccgGAGCCAGGGGGCGGGGCTCTAGAAGACGGAGGCGCGGCTCTAGAGCCAGAGGGCGTGGCCCTAAGGGCCGGACGtgtggctctggagtcagaaggcgtGGCCCTAGAGGCAGGGGGCGTGGCCCTGTTGGCCGGGGGCGCGGCTCCAGAGCCAGGGGGCGTGGCCCTAGAGGCCGGGGGTGTGGCTCTAGAGCCAGAGGGAGTGGTGCTAGAGCCCGGGGGCGTGGCCCTGGAGGCCGGGGGGCGGGTCCTGGgaccagggggcggggcccgaaaGGGGGCTCTGGAGCCAGGGGGAGGGGCTCTGCAAGCCGGGGGCGGGGCTCTagagccagggggcggggccctaGAGGCCGGGGGCGTGGCTGTggagccagggggcggggccctaATGGCCGGAGGTGTGGCTCTAGAGGCAGGGGGCGTGGCCCCAGAGGCCGGGGGCGGGGtcctgggggcagggggcggggccctaAAGGGggccctgaagccaggaggaggggCTCTGCAAGCCGGGGGCGGGGCTCTAAAGGTCGGGGGcccggctctggagtcagagggcgtggccCTAAAGGTCCGGGGCGCGGCTccagagccagaggacgtggccCCAAAGGCCGGAGGTGTGGCTCTGGAATCAGAGGGCGTGGCCCTAGAGGCCGGGGGCGAGGCTCTAGATCCAGGGGGCGTGGGCCTTAAAGCCGGGGGCGCGGCTCTAGAGCTAGGGGGCGTGGCCCTGGAGGTCGGGGGCgcggctctggagccagagggcGTGGCCCTAATGGCCGGGGGcccggctctggagtcagagggcgtggccCTAATGGCCGGGGGcccggctctggagtcggagggcgTGGCCCTAATGGCCGGGGGcccggctctggagtcggagggcgTGGCCCTAATGGCCGGGGGCGTGGCTCTGGAGCCAGGGGGTGTGGCCCTAAAGGCCGGGGGCGCGGCTCTAGAGCCCGGGGGCGTGTCCCTAAAGGCCGGGGGCgcggctctggagccagaggacatggtcCTAACGGCCGGGGGCGCGGCtctggagccggagccggagggcGTGGCTTTGGGGCCGAGGGGCGTGGCTTTGGAGGGCGGGGGCGCGGCCTCGCAGTCAGGGGGAGGGACCCTGCAAGCCGGGGGCGTGGCTCCGGAGGTCGGGGGCGGGGCTCTGGAATCGGGGGGCGTGGCTCCGGAGGTCGGGGgcggggctctggagtcggagggcgTGGCTCCGGAGGTCGGGGGCCTATCGCAGGAGAGCGTGGGCGCGGAGCGCGCGGGCGGCCCctggcggcggggcggggcggcgtcGCCTTCGCCGTCGGGGTCCGTCGGGGTCGGG gcccggccgccgccgccgccggcgccgCCCCCGGTCCGCGGCCCGTCCCGCCCCTCCGGGGCCCCGACGAGCGGGCCGCCGCCCGCGCCCCCCTCCGCAGCGGACGGCCTCTTCGTCATCTCCACCTCCGCCCCGGGCGGCCGGGAACACCGAAGACCCCAGCGGGAAACCTCctga